A single genomic interval of Sphingobacteriales bacterium harbors:
- a CDS encoding IS982 family transposase, whose protein sequence is MLQLFYRVNRTGCSSYGDFSQINLPASRKTGIYYIDAKALPVCDMLRAKQHKVFAQTASKGKSSMGWFFGFKLHLIVNHKGQIVDFALTTGQVADNSKDLLNKLLEKISGTLFGDKGYLTTLWNNFFEKGLKIITKVKKNMKNRLMSLEERLLLKKRPMIEAINDILTSVFDLEHTRHRKPQNAFVHIVASLVAYQFYPNKPQVDLAKIY, encoded by the coding sequence ATCCTACAACTATTTTATAGAGTTAATAGAACGGGTTGCTCTTCCTATGGCGATTTTAGCCAAATTAACCTGCCAGCAAGCAGAAAAACAGGAATTTATTACATAGATGCCAAAGCGCTACCTGTTTGTGACATGCTGCGAGCCAAGCAACATAAAGTTTTTGCTCAAACCGCCTCGAAAGGAAAATCTTCTATGGGGTGGTTTTTCGGCTTTAAGCTCCACCTGATAGTCAATCACAAAGGACAAATCGTGGACTTTGCTTTGACTACAGGACAGGTGGCAGACAATAGTAAAGACCTCTTAAACAAGCTATTAGAGAAAATATCAGGCACATTGTTTGGCGATAAAGGCTATTTGACTACCTTATGGAACAACTTTTTTGAAAAAGGACTAAAAATAATTACCAAAGTCAAAAAGAATATGAAAAACAGACTAATGTCCTTAGAAGAAAGGCTCTTATTGAAAAAAAGACCTATGATTGAAGCCATTAATGATATTTTGACCTCGGTTTTTGACTTAGAACATACCAGACACAGAAAACCACAGAATGCTTTTGTCCATATAGTCGCTAGCTTGGTAGCCTATCAGTTTTACCCCAATAAACCTCAAGTAGATCTTGCTAAAATTTACTAA